A portion of the Brockia lithotrophica genome contains these proteins:
- a CDS encoding putative preQ0 transporter — MRFRRPSYVGLDPYPLDPPGRRLLVLVGFFVTFSLVSNVTASKIVDFHITYASAAVVFYPPTFFLADTIAEVWGKPVARRIIWLGLAANFTASLMYLLAVAFPPAPFYADQEAYAAVLGSAPRIAVASMTAYTVSQLLDVNLFLYIRSLTRGRHLWLRNNVAVLVSQLVDTTLFSFVAFLGRAPVSAIWEIIATEYTIKVLLTLLGTPITYLLVGWARGVLLNFSRKLPKQENGNT, encoded by the coding sequence GTGCGCTTCCGGCGCCCGTCATACGTGGGCCTCGACCCGTACCCCCTCGACCCGCCGGGACGGCGTCTCCTCGTCCTGGTGGGTTTTTTCGTCACCTTTTCCCTCGTGAGCAACGTCACGGCCTCCAAGATCGTCGACTTCCACATCACGTACGCGTCTGCCGCCGTCGTCTTTTATCCGCCGACGTTTTTCCTTGCGGATACGATTGCGGAAGTCTGGGGAAAGCCCGTGGCCCGGCGGATCATCTGGTTGGGGCTCGCCGCAAACTTCACGGCCTCCCTCATGTACCTCCTCGCCGTCGCCTTTCCCCCCGCTCCGTTTTACGCGGACCAGGAGGCCTACGCCGCCGTCCTGGGGAGTGCACCGCGGATCGCCGTCGCCTCGATGACCGCCTACACCGTGTCTCAGCTCCTCGACGTGAACCTCTTCTTGTACATCCGCAGCCTCACCCGCGGCCGCCACCTCTGGCTACGCAACAACGTCGCCGTGCTCGTAAGTCAGCTCGTGGACACGACGCTCTTCAGCTTCGTCGCCTTTCTCGGCCGGGCGCCCGTTTCGGCGATCTGGGAGATCATCGCCACGGAGTACACGATCAAAGTCCTCCTCACGCTTTTGGGTACGCCCATCACCTACCTCCTCGTCGGCTGGGCCCGCGGCGTCCTCCTCAACTTTTCCCGGAAACTTCCGAAACAGGAAAACGGAAACACGTAG
- a CDS encoding Ribulosamine/erythrulosamine 3-kinase potentially involved in protein deglycation, which yields MGGEAQAEAFARDLLVRQGICLPEGEVRRHPVTGGDTSAAFRLEGSRGSFFVKWAESAKADVLAAEAEGLRALGEALQAAVPPEGEHGAPRCGVPRVLASGSQGGSGVAVLILAWIDAGPKDEKAAALLGRCLGELHRETARSSPRRYGFFRDTYIGGLRQPNAWGESWPEFYGTRRLLPLIAAAGRRGVMPPSRRRRLEHLLKRLPELLPAHPPASLLHGDLWSGNWLADPSGRVYLVDPAVFFGDREHDLAMVRLFGGFPPSFFTAYADAYPPDPGFVEREPLYRLYYLLVHLVLFGETYGPAVDRILRTYA from the coding sequence GTGGGGGGAGAGGCGCAAGCGGAAGCCTTTGCCCGGGATCTCCTCGTACGCCAGGGCATCTGTCTGCCGGAAGGAGAGGTTCGGCGCCACCCCGTCACGGGGGGAGACACGAGCGCGGCCTTCCGCCTGGAGGGGAGTCGCGGCAGCTTCTTCGTGAAGTGGGCGGAGTCGGCGAAGGCCGACGTCCTGGCGGCGGAAGCGGAAGGTCTTCGTGCCCTTGGTGAGGCGCTCCAAGCCGCCGTCCCTCCGGAAGGAGAGCACGGCGCTCCCCGGTGCGGCGTGCCCCGGGTGCTCGCCTCCGGTTCCCAAGGGGGAAGCGGCGTCGCCGTGCTCATCCTCGCCTGGATCGATGCGGGCCCCAAGGACGAGAAGGCTGCTGCCTTGCTCGGCCGTTGCCTTGGGGAGCTTCACCGCGAGACGGCGCGTTCCTCTCCTCGGCGCTACGGCTTTTTCCGCGACACGTACATCGGCGGACTTCGGCAGCCTAACGCGTGGGGCGAAAGCTGGCCGGAATTTTACGGCACTCGGCGCCTTCTTCCCCTGATCGCAGCCGCCGGACGCCGTGGCGTCATGCCGCCCTCCCGTCGGCGCCGGCTCGAGCATCTCCTGAAGCGGCTGCCGGAACTCCTACCCGCCCATCCGCCGGCATCGCTCCTTCACGGCGACCTCTGGTCGGGAAACTGGCTGGCCGACCCGAGCGGCCGCGTCTACCTCGTCGATCCCGCCGTCTTCTTCGGCGACCGCGAACACGACCTCGCCATGGTCCGCCTTTTCGGCGGCTTTCCGCCGTCCTTTTTTACCGCCTATGCGGACGCGTACCCGCCCGATCCCGGGTTTGTCGAACGCGAGCCGCTCTATCGCCTGTACTACCTCCTCGTGCACCTCGTCCTCTTCGGAGAGACGTACGGTCCGGCGGTGGACAGGATCCTCCGCACGTACGCGTGA
- a CDS encoding Low molecular weight protein tyrosine phosphatase: MSFVPLPKLRVLFVCMGNICRSPLAEMLFRHYVEALGLEGRVRCDSAGTGNWHVGEPPCEGTLATARRLGLRWEGVRARQIGPQDFAEFDYILAMDRENLIALERLLRAYRVRPRGKIDLLLAYAPHVGAEEVPDPYFDGRHEEVYVYVDEGVRGFLRHLLAERPHELGLRPEEARDVLHRLEALRTGP, from the coding sequence TTGTCCTTCGTGCCTTTGCCGAAACTCCGCGTTCTCTTCGTCTGCATGGGAAACATCTGCCGTTCTCCCCTCGCCGAGATGCTCTTTCGCCACTACGTGGAAGCGCTGGGCCTCGAAGGACGCGTGCGCTGCGACTCCGCGGGAACGGGAAACTGGCACGTGGGAGAGCCTCCGTGCGAGGGAACGCTTGCTACGGCCCGCCGCCTTGGCCTTCGGTGGGAGGGGGTGCGGGCCCGGCAGATCGGTCCTCAGGACTTTGCCGAGTTCGATTACATCCTCGCCATGGACCGCGAAAACCTCATCGCCCTCGAGCGGCTCCTGCGCGCCTACCGCGTGCGCCCGCGGGGAAAGATCGACCTCCTCCTCGCGTACGCGCCGCACGTGGGGGCGGAAGAAGTTCCCGACCCGTACTTCGACGGACGCCACGAAGAGGTGTACGTCTACGTCGACGAGGGGGTACGCGGGTTCCTCCGCCACCTCCTCGCGGAACGCCCGCACGAGCTCGGCCTTCGCCCCGAGGAAGCCCGAGACGTCCTGCACCGCCTGGAAGCGCTGCGCACGGGACCTTGA
- a CDS encoding methyl-accepting chemotaxis protein, whose product MLIRFRKGAQREEEGEKVVPPGVLDVRAGFPGIEGVVELLGLTEHDVGILRAAGPFFRPRLREVVDVFYDAHVYRVPELKALIDRHTTLDRLKATLHDHLADLFAGRVDQAFFARRRAVTAAHQRIDLPLDIYLASFSILYATFLRILETIPAHELPAPPDAVRLALYRILLLEMILVRHGYQELNDAKIRTAERAKEAAREELLRTAERLTAVSEETGASLEELTREVEVLKGLSAKSHSLAAKSAESSRYGLTKLHETESAATELEERIQAIAQKAKDLGEISQDIGSLSGIIHAIAENTNLLALNATIEAARAGEHGRGFAVVAQEVRRLADDTKGQLRLVEERVARAQAAVQGVAKAVEEAQKALVESRERLREIGSSLAEISRHMEEGRSAAAHTEESIERFAHALHDVSAASEELVKLAEELARSKDHLENA is encoded by the coding sequence GTGCTGATTCGTTTCCGGAAGGGCGCACAACGGGAGGAGGAAGGCGAAAAAGTCGTACCCCCGGGCGTACTCGACGTGCGCGCGGGGTTCCCGGGCATCGAAGGCGTCGTCGAGCTCCTGGGGCTCACCGAGCACGACGTGGGGATCCTGCGCGCCGCAGGACCTTTCTTTCGTCCCCGCCTGCGCGAGGTTGTGGACGTCTTTTACGACGCGCACGTCTACCGCGTCCCCGAACTCAAGGCCCTCATCGACCGCCACACGACGCTCGATCGCCTAAAGGCGACCTTGCACGACCACCTCGCAGACCTCTTCGCCGGGCGCGTAGACCAGGCGTTTTTCGCGCGGAGGCGGGCGGTTACCGCCGCACACCAGCGGATCGACCTCCCCCTCGACATCTACCTCGCCTCGTTTTCCATCCTCTACGCAACCTTCCTCCGGATCTTGGAAACGATCCCCGCCCACGAACTTCCCGCACCGCCGGACGCGGTCCGCCTCGCCCTGTACAGGATCCTCCTCCTGGAGATGATCCTCGTCCGCCACGGTTACCAGGAACTCAACGATGCGAAGATCCGCACGGCGGAAAGGGCTAAGGAAGCCGCGCGAGAAGAGCTTCTCCGCACCGCAGAACGGCTCACCGCGGTATCGGAAGAAACCGGCGCCTCGCTCGAGGAGCTCACCCGCGAAGTGGAGGTCCTGAAGGGGCTGAGCGCAAAGAGCCATTCCCTCGCCGCGAAAAGTGCCGAAAGCTCCCGATACGGCCTCACCAAGCTCCATGAGACGGAGTCCGCGGCCACGGAGCTCGAAGAGCGGATACAGGCGATCGCCCAAAAGGCGAAAGACCTCGGGGAAATTTCGCAGGACATCGGCTCGCTCTCGGGGATCATCCACGCGATCGCCGAAAACACGAACCTCCTCGCCCTCAACGCCACCATCGAGGCGGCGCGGGCCGGAGAACACGGGCGGGGGTTTGCCGTGGTCGCCCAAGAAGTTCGGCGCCTCGCCGACGACACGAAGGGCCAGCTGCGCCTCGTGGAGGAACGGGTGGCGCGGGCGCAGGCGGCCGTGCAGGGCGTCGCAAAAGCCGTGGAGGAGGCGCAGAAGGCGTTGGTAGAGTCGCGCGAACGCCTCCGGGAAATCGGGAGCTCCCTCGCCGAGATCTCCCGCCACATGGAAGAAGGGCGCTCGGCCGCGGCACACACCGAAGAGAGCATCGAACGCTTCGCACACGCCCTGCACGACGTCTCCGCCGCCTCCGAGGAGCTCGTGAAGCTCGCCGAAGAGCTCGCCCGAAGCAAAGACCATCTCGAAAACGCCTGA